One Oryza sativa Japonica Group chromosome 8, ASM3414082v1 DNA window includes the following coding sequences:
- the LOC9267781 gene encoding uncharacterized protein isoform X5: MGSGGSIPVESSSNSVMERPNSKIPAMKASSSNAAAPQMIMNRSQSRRDRKIALQQDVDKLRKKLRHEENVHRALERAFTRPLGALPRLPPYLPSQTLELLAEVAVLEEEVVRLEEQVVSFRQGLYEEAVTISMAKSAYFSDTDRCTPARHGQVPDQAASASWSSLKRVTNVKQTPRRTIPSMNHGGDRPGKENQSCTTNSFRDHSRFPLKTVPKCSNPEEEKCADFQTVSAVKDQKGTEDTTVIDSENISTEANKVSEELLTCLLNIFSQMRSSSDQDEDRSSSPSVSGSCESSDGAACAGDPYGVLELGSRDIGPYKQFRAVDATSFDQNVFDNSNSLLDRRLNVYLAKIRALLQKLSSVDLVGLSHQQKLAFWINTYNSCMMNAFLEHGAPTTPQTLVAMMPKATINVGGRVLSAMTIEHFILRLPYNAKHVRVNPKGVKSGNGAAAAARGVFGLDWPEPSVTFALSCGSWSSPAVRVYTACHVEEELEAAKRDYLQAAVGVSTATSISIPKLLHWYLLDFTKDVSSLMDWVCLQLPGERRRHAVEAVEASRRSPSPPPIQVVPYEFRFREIHMKS, translated from the exons ATGGGCTCCGGGGGATCCATTCCAGTCGAGAGCAGTTCAAATTCG GTGATGGAGAGGCCCAACTCGAAGATTCCGGCGATGAAGGCGTCGTCCTCCAATGCTGCGGCGCCCCAGATGATCATGAACAGGAGCCAATCCAGGAGAGACAGGAAGATTGCACTGCAGCAAGAC GTGGACAAGCTGAGGAAGAAGCTGCGGCACGAGGAGAACGTCCACCGAGCTCTGGAGCGCGCCTTCACGAGGCCACTCGGCGCTCTCCCTCGCCTTCCACCTTACCTGCCTTCTCAG ACGCTGGAGCTCCTCGCCGAGGTCGCGGTcttggaggaggaggtcgtccGGCTCGAGGAGCAGGTCGTCAGCTTCCGGCAAGGGCTCTACGAGGAGGCTGTCACCATCTCCATGGCGAAGAGCGCGTACTTCTCCGACACCgaccggtgcacgccggcgcgCCATGGCCAAGTTCCCGACCAAGCTGCTAGTGCTAGCTGGTCGTCTCTGAAGCGAGTCACCAATGTCAAGCAGACGCCAAGAAGGACTATTCCTTCCATGAACCATGGAGGTGATCGTCCTGGGAAGGAGAACCAATCGTGTACCACCAACTCTTTCAGAGATCACAGCCGGTTCCCTCTGAAAACCGTGCCAAAATGCAGTAATCCAGAAGAGGAGAAATGTGCCGATTTTCAG ACAGTTAGTGCAGTGAAAGATCAGAAAGGTACTGAGGACACCACTGTCATTGATTCAGAAAACATCTCGACAGAAGCAAACAAAGTGTCTGAGGAGCTATTGACGTGCCTACTGAATATCTTCTCACAGATGAGGTCCTCCAGTGACCAAGATGAGGACCGATCATCGTCTCCGTCGGTTTCAGGCTCCTGCGAGAGCTCCGACGgcgccgcctgcgccggcgACCCCTACGGCGTCCTGGAATTGGGTAGCAGGGACATTGGTCCATACAAGCAATTCAGAGCAGTTGATGCCACTTCATTCGATCAGAATGTTTTTGACAACAGCAACTCCCTTCTTGACAGGAGATTGAA TGTCTACCTGGCAAAAATCAGGGCCTTGCTCCAGAAGCTCTCTTCAGTTGACCTAGTGGGCCTTTCCCATCAGCAGAAGTTAGCATTCTGGATCAACACCTACAATTCCTGCATGATGAAT GCATTTCTTGAGCATGGAGCACCTACCACCCCACAAACGCTGGTGGCAATGATGCCCAAg GCGACAATCAACGTGGGTGGGCGCGTGCTGAGCGCCATGACGATCGAGCACTTCATCCTAAGGCTGCCCTACAATGCAAAGCATGTAAGA GTGAACCCGAAGGGGGTGAAATCCGgcaatggcgcggcggcggcggcgagaggggtTTTTGGACTGGACTGGCCTGAGCCGTCGGTGACATTCGCGCTGTCCTGCGGAAGCTGGTCTTCGCCGGCG GTGAGGGTGTACACGGCTTGCCACGTCGAGGAAGAGCTGGAGGCAGCCAAGAGGGACTACCTGCAGGCCGCCGTCGGCGTCTCGACGGCGACCAGCATCTCGATCCCCAAGCTCCTGCACTGGTACCTTCTTGACTTCACCAAGGACGTGAGCTCCCTCATGGACTGGGTGTGCCTGCAGCTgcccggcgagcggcggcggcacgccgtCGAGGCCGTCGAGGCCAGCCGCCggagcccgtcgccgccgcctatCCAGGTTGTGCCGTACGAGTTCAGGTTCAG GGAAATACACATGAAGAGTTGA